In Schistocerca serialis cubense isolate TAMUIC-IGC-003099 chromosome 8, iqSchSeri2.2, whole genome shotgun sequence, one genomic interval encodes:
- the LOC126416956 gene encoding piggyBac transposable element-derived protein 4-like, translating to MYLVTHNVIFFLEDEIDDSLSSDEDENDVEGVASNPAAVPYPKDSEWTAVDTYRPLPVNTTPRQILVDIDESSSVLDCSKVFLTDSDVNELKRQTNLYASQTIQKKRRGNNLKPHSVLSSWKPVTISEMRRFLGIIFHMCVSKKPKIADHWSTNPVLSCNFCPHVMSRLRFTQILSCLHLVDNSNQKKPGEDGFHPLYKVLPYYNNLKERCIQAYRPSEKVTIDEGICPFRGRVSFRVYMQNKPHKYGLKVYAVAEASSGYVVNFEVYAGKHIVDNSSSAVILRLLSDSSLLNKGHTVYLDRFYSSPELFQQLAEKGTGAVGTVNKSRKGLPKDLVSAKLKKGEMSFRRKDNVLAMKWKDKRDVYTLSTRHQATFGTHTKRNGSVVLKPLQVLDYNLNKIGVDIGDQRLQYNPFQHRTVKWWRKLYFHLLLMGVSNAFWLYNAVHRKKITITDFITVLAVQLVEDDTLEFIPRNEGTVGRLTKRHFLQHIPATTKKYAARVCHVCSSRSKKQSGKASRKETRYECEQCGVALCLEPCFKIFHTKKQYDSV from the coding sequence atgtatctagttacacataatgtgatattctttttagaagacgagattgatgacagtttgtcttcagatgaagacgagaatgatgttgaaggtgttgcttcaaatccagcagctgtgccgtatccgaaagacagtgagtggactgcagttgacacctaccgacctctgcctgtcaacacgacacccaggcagatactagtggatattgatgagtcgagttctgtactggattgcagtaaagtgttccttactgacagtgacgtaaatgaactcaagagacagacaaatttgtatgcatcacagacaatacagaagaaaagaagaggaaataatctgaagccccattcagttttgagttcgtggaagccagtgactataagtgagatgaggcgtttcttgggtattattttccacatgtgtgtttcgaaaaagccaaaaattgcggaccattggagcactaatcctgttcttagttgtaacttttgtccccatgtcatgagccgtttgcgtttcactcagatactgtcatgcttgcatcttgttgacaattcaaatcagaaaaaaccaggcgaagatggatttcatccactttacaaagttttgccatattataataatttgaaggagcgatgtatccaggcatatcgtccctcagaaaaagtgacaattgatgaaggaatttgcccatttcgaggtcgtgtgagtttccgtgtttacatgcaaaataagcctcataagtatggactgaaagtatatgctgttgctgaagccagtagtggctatgttgtaaattttgaagtttatgctggtaagcatattgttgacaattcttcgtctgcggttattttgcgattgttgtctgacagcagcttgctgaacaaaggccacactgtgtatttagatcgattttattccagtccagagctatttcagcaactggcagagaaaggcactggagctgttggtactgtgaacaaatccaggaaaggattgcctaaagatttagtatctgctaagctgaaaaagggcgaaatgtcttttcggcgtaaagataatgtattggcaatgaagtggaaagataagagagatgtgtatacattgtctacaaggcatcaagcaacatttggtacgcatactaagagaaatgggtctgtagtattgaaaccacttcaggtacttgattacaacctcaataaaattggagtggatattggagaccaacgcctgcagtacaatccgttccagcacagaactgtgaaatggtggcgaaaattatatttccatttgctgcttatgggagtatcaaatgcattttggctgtacaatgcagtgcacaggaagaaaattacaataacagactttataacagtgcttgcagttcagcttgttgaagacgacacacttgaattcattccaagaaatgaaggaactgtaggtcggctaacaaagagacattttttgcagcacatacctgcaactactaagaagtatgctgctcgtgtgtgtcacgtgtgcagttccaggagcaagaaacagagtggcaaggcttctcgcaaagagacacgatacgaatgtgaacagtgtggcgttgcactctgcctggaaccttgctttaaaattttccacactaaaaaacaatatgattctgtgtga